Proteins found in one Cetobacterium ceti genomic segment:
- the fabD gene encoding ACP S-malonyltransferase — translation MSKIAFVFPGQGTQYVGMGKELYENNEIAKKEFDNIFNKMNFDLKDVMFNGPESALKETKNTQPAIVAMSLVLNKLLQEKGIKPDFVAGHSVGEYAALGAAGFLSLEDTVLLTAARGQFMNDVASSVNGGMAAIIGLESDTIVEVLKNIDGIVEAVNFNEPKQTVIAGEVEAINKACEALKEAGARRAMPLAVSGPFHSSLMKPVGEKLKEEALKYDFKNSLIPLMANTTGKEITTPEEMIEEIYSQSFGPVKWVDTIKNLKAAGVTEIYEIGPGKVLAGLIKKIDKEIIVKNIEKLEDLENIA, via the coding sequence ATGTCAAAAATAGCCTTTGTATTCCCAGGTCAGGGTACGCAATATGTAGGAATGGGAAAAGAGCTTTATGAAAACAATGAAATAGCAAAAAAAGAGTTTGATAATATTTTTAATAAAATGAACTTCGATCTTAAAGATGTAATGTTTAATGGTCCTGAAAGTGCTTTAAAGGAAACTAAAAATACTCAACCGGCAATAGTTGCCATGAGTTTAGTTTTAAATAAACTTTTACAAGAAAAGGGAATAAAGCCGGATTTCGTAGCTGGACACTCTGTAGGAGAATATGCAGCTCTAGGTGCAGCAGGATTCTTATCTCTTGAGGATACAGTTTTACTAACAGCAGCAAGAGGACAGTTTATGAATGATGTTGCTTCTTCAGTAAATGGAGGAATGGCAGCTATTATAGGATTAGAATCAGATACTATTGTTGAAGTATTAAAAAATATAGATGGAATTGTTGAAGCGGTAAACTTCAATGAGCCAAAACAAACAGTTATAGCCGGAGAGGTAGAAGCAATTAATAAAGCTTGTGAAGCTTTAAAGGAAGCAGGGGCTAGAAGAGCTATGCCTTTAGCAGTGTCAGGACCTTTCCATTCATCACTGATGAAACCAGTTGGAGAGAAATTAAAGGAAGAAGCTTTAAAATATGATTTTAAAAATAGCTTAATACCTTTAATGGCTAATACAACAGGAAAAGAAATAACTACTCCAGAAGAAATGATAGAGGAGATATACTCTCAAAGTTTTGGACCAGTTAAATGGGTTGATACTATTAAAAATTTAAAAGCTGCTGGTGTAACTGAAATTTATGAAATTGGACCAGGGAAAGTTTTAGCAGGATTAATTAAAAAAATCGATAAAGAGATCATTGTAAAAAACATTGAGAAGTTAGAAGATTTAGAAAATATAGCTTAA
- a CDS encoding beta-ketoacyl-ACP synthase III: protein MSFKNVGIVGLGTYVPEKIMTNYEFEKIVDTSDEWIKTRTGIEERRFAAPDQGASDLAVEASKKALKAANLNPEDIDFIILATGTPDYLIQNTACLVQEKLGAVNAAAVDINAACSGFVYGLTMGSSLIKSNMYKRILVIGTEVLSRAIDMEDRNTCVLFGDGAAAAILSEVEEGYGILSHYLAAEGEDGGALRTPAGGSKTPVTSEVLEKRENFLKMKGQEVFKFAVKALPKATLGAMKSANITPEDISMVFPHQANVRIIEAAAKRIGISVDKFYLNLNKYGNTSSASIGLALGEALEKGLVKKGDVIALTGFGAGLTYGSLIIKWCY from the coding sequence ATGAGTTTTAAAAATGTAGGAATAGTTGGTTTAGGAACTTATGTTCCAGAAAAAATAATGACTAACTATGAATTTGAAAAAATAGTTGATACCTCAGATGAATGGATAAAAACAAGAACAGGAATTGAAGAAAGAAGATTTGCTGCACCGGACCAAGGAGCATCAGATTTAGCTGTAGAAGCTTCAAAGAAAGCTTTAAAAGCTGCAAATTTAAATCCTGAAGATATAGATTTTATAATTTTAGCTACAGGAACTCCTGATTATTTAATTCAAAATACAGCTTGTTTAGTTCAAGAAAAATTAGGAGCTGTAAATGCAGCAGCAGTTGATATAAATGCAGCTTGTAGTGGATTTGTATATGGATTAACTATGGGATCATCTCTTATAAAGAGTAATATGTATAAAAGAATCCTAGTAATAGGAACAGAGGTTTTATCTAGAGCTATAGATATGGAAGATAGAAATACCTGTGTATTATTCGGAGATGGAGCAGCAGCAGCAATACTTTCTGAAGTTGAAGAGGGATATGGAATTTTATCTCATTATTTAGCAGCAGAAGGAGAAGATGGAGGAGCTCTAAGAACTCCTGCTGGTGGAAGTAAAACTCCTGTAACAAGTGAAGTTTTAGAAAAAAGAGAAAACTTCTTAAAAATGAAGGGACAAGAAGTATTTAAGTTTGCAGTAAAAGCATTACCAAAAGCTACTTTAGGGGCTATGAAAAGTGCAAATATTACTCCAGAAGATATTTCAATGGTATTCCCTCATCAGGCAAATGTAAGAATAATAGAAGCAGCAGCAAAAAGAATAGGAATTTCTGTGGATAAGTTCTATTTAAATTTAAATAAATATGGAAATACATCTTCAGCTTCAATTGGATTAGCTCTAGGAGAAGCTTTAGAAAAAGGATTAGTTAAAAAAGGTGATGTTATTGCTTTAACTGGATTTGGAGCAGGATTAACATACGGTTCTTTAATTATAAAATGGTGTTATTAA
- the plsX gene encoding phosphate acyltransferase PlsX, which produces MKIALDAMGGDFAPAKPVLGAIEALKEISDLEIILVGKKELIEEELKKNSYTSDRIEIKDTCDIIEMDEDPVQGVRSKPKASMNVMLDLVKSGEADASVSGGNTGALITASQLKLRRIKGVLRPAIATVFPAKNKQIVFMDVGANADCKPEFINQFSLMGSVYAKELLDIENPKVGLLNIGTEEGKGNEITRESFELLKKHNYINFYGNIESRDMMNGEVDVVVTDGFTGNMVLKASEGVAKFIFDFLKEEIGQSFRGKIGALLLKPIFKKMKKRMDSSEYGGAIFLGLNGISIKAHGNSDENGFKNAIKVANKFAKDNFIEQVKVAIDKCKEEKNEF; this is translated from the coding sequence ATGAAAATAGCTTTGGATGCCATGGGAGGAGATTTTGCACCAGCAAAACCGGTTCTTGGGGCTATAGAAGCATTGAAAGAAATCAGTGATCTAGAAATAATACTTGTGGGGAAAAAGGAATTGATAGAAGAGGAATTAAAAAAGAATTCCTATACAAGTGACCGTATTGAAATAAAAGACACATGTGATATAATAGAAATGGATGAGGACCCTGTACAAGGGGTAAGATCAAAACCAAAGGCATCTATGAATGTAATGTTAGATTTGGTTAAAAGTGGAGAAGCAGATGCCAGTGTTTCAGGTGGAAATACAGGAGCGCTTATAACTGCAAGTCAACTTAAATTAAGAAGAATAAAAGGTGTATTAAGACCGGCTATAGCTACAGTTTTTCCAGCTAAAAATAAACAAATTGTTTTTATGGATGTAGGAGCTAATGCCGATTGTAAACCTGAATTTATAAATCAATTTTCCCTAATGGGATCAGTTTATGCAAAGGAGTTACTAGATATAGAAAATCCAAAGGTTGGATTATTAAATATAGGAACAGAAGAGGGAAAAGGAAACGAAATAACAAGAGAATCCTTTGAACTTTTAAAAAAACATAACTATATAAATTTCTATGGAAACATTGAAAGTAGAGATATGATGAATGGTGAAGTTGATGTTGTTGTAACTGATGGATTTACAGGGAATATGGTTTTAAAAGCTTCAGAGGGAGTTGCTAAATTTATTTTTGACTTTTTAAAGGAAGAAATTGGGCAAAGTTTTAGAGGTAAAATAGGAGCTCTACTATTAAAGCCTATATTTAAAAAGATGAAAAAAAGAATGGATTCTTCAGAGTATGGAGGAGCTATTTTCTTAGGATTAAATGGAATATCTATTAAAGCTCATGGAAATTCTGATGAAAATGGTTTTAAAAATGCTATTAAAGTTGCTAATAAATTTGCCAAGGATAACTTTATAGAACAGGTTAAAGTTGCTATAGACAAATGCAAGGAGGAAAAAAATGAGTTTTAA
- the rpmF gene encoding 50S ribosomal protein L32: MAVPKKKTSKAKKNMRRSHHAMTASALATCEKCGAPKRPHRVCLSCGDYNGKQVLATAE, translated from the coding sequence ATGGCAGTACCTAAGAAAAAGACTTCGAAAGCTAAGAAAAACATGAGAAGATCTCATCACGCTATGACTGCTTCAGCTTTAGCAACTTGCGAAAAGTGTGGAGCTCCAAAAAGACCACATAGAGTTTGTTTATCATGTGGAGATTACAATGGAAAGCAAGTTTTAGCAACAGCTGAGTAA
- a CDS encoding YceD family protein, with translation MKVKINDLMNGSKINFDFTVDKIDGVSLKEPVSINGIAYREEDAYILECHYHGVIETQCVKCLEPLLETVKGDFQEKFLDSKSYSRYLSSLGEEEELEDEVINEAVNGELEIIDLVREHIILELSLYPTCEPSCDDTTMLEQYGDDGIDPRWQQLLQIKN, from the coding sequence TTGAAGGTAAAAATTAATGATTTGATGAATGGATCAAAGATAAATTTTGATTTTACAGTAGATAAGATTGATGGAGTTTCTCTAAAGGAACCTGTTTCTATAAATGGGATAGCCTATAGGGAAGAGGATGCTTATATCCTTGAGTGCCATTACCATGGAGTAATCGAAACTCAATGTGTTAAGTGTTTAGAACCTTTACTTGAAACTGTAAAGGGAGACTTCCAAGAAAAATTTTTAGATTCAAAATCTTATTCTAGATACCTTTCTTCTTTAGGAGAAGAGGAAGAATTAGAGGATGAGGTAATAAATGAAGCTGTAAATGGAGAGCTAGAAATTATAGATTTAGTTAGAGAGCATATAATACTTGAGCTATCTCTATATCCAACATGTGAACCATCTTGTGATGACACTACAATGTTAGAGCAGTATGGGGATGATGGAATAGACCCAAGATGGCAGCAATTATTACAAATAAAAAATTAA
- the ychF gene encoding redox-regulated ATPase YchF: MIGIGIVGLPNVGKSTLFNAITKAGAAEAANYPFCTIEPNVGMVTVPDRRLDELSKIINPQRVMNATVEFVDIAGLVEGAAKGEGLGNKFLSNIRTTAAICQVVRCFQDENVVHVSGSVDPIRDIEIINGELILADMETVERAIEKQSKLYKAKQKEAMELMPVLEKCKAHLDEYKMLKTLELTKEETELMRVYQFLTVKPMIFAANVSEDELATGNEYVEKVKEYAGKLGSEVVVVSAKVEAELQEMEEEDRKDFLEALGVEEPGLNRLIRAGYKLLGLQTYFTAGVKEVRAWTIKIGDTAPKAAGEIHTDFERGFIRAKVVSYDDFIKYSGWKGAQEAGVLRLEGKEYIVQDGDLMEFLFNV; this comes from the coding sequence ATGATAGGAATAGGAATAGTAGGTCTTCCAAATGTTGGTAAATCTACTTTATTTAACGCCATAACAAAAGCTGGAGCAGCAGAGGCAGCAAACTATCCATTCTGTACAATAGAACCAAACGTAGGAATGGTAACAGTGCCTGATAGAAGATTAGATGAATTATCTAAAATAATCAATCCTCAAAGAGTTATGAATGCAACTGTTGAATTTGTTGATATTGCAGGATTAGTTGAAGGAGCAGCAAAGGGAGAGGGATTAGGAAATAAATTCCTTTCAAACATAAGAACTACAGCGGCTATATGTCAAGTAGTAAGATGTTTCCAAGATGAAAATGTAGTTCACGTAAGTGGTTCAGTAGATCCAATAAGAGATATTGAAATCATAAATGGAGAATTAATTTTAGCAGATATGGAAACTGTAGAAAGAGCCATTGAAAAACAATCTAAATTATATAAGGCTAAGCAAAAAGAGGCTATGGAATTAATGCCTGTATTAGAAAAATGTAAGGCTCATTTAGATGAATATAAAATGCTTAAAACATTGGAATTAACTAAGGAAGAGACAGAACTTATGAGAGTTTATCAATTCTTAACAGTTAAACCTATGATATTTGCTGCAAATGTATCTGAAGATGAACTTGCTACAGGTAACGAATATGTAGAAAAAGTAAAAGAGTATGCAGGAAAATTAGGATCTGAAGTTGTTGTAGTTTCAGCTAAAGTGGAAGCTGAATTACAAGAGATGGAAGAGGAAGATAGAAAAGATTTCCTAGAAGCTCTTGGAGTAGAAGAGCCTGGATTAAATAGATTAATCAGAGCAGGATATAAATTATTAGGACTTCAAACATATTTTACTGCTGGAGTAAAAGAAGTTAGAGCTTGGACTATTAAAATAGGAGATACGGCTCCTAAGGCAGCTGGAGAGATTCATACTGACTTTGAAAGAGGATTTATTAGAGCTAAAGTTGTTTCATATGACGACTTTATAAAATATTCTGGATGGAAAGGTGCTCAAGAGGCTGGAGTACTTAGATTAGAAGGAAAAGAGTATATAGTTCAAGATGGAGATTTAATGGAATTCCTATTTAACGTGTAG